The following proteins are co-located in the [Pasteurella] mairii genome:
- the yfeX gene encoding protein YfeX encodes MTIQSGILLEHCKAAIYLEANIVDLAAIPNAARVFCENLAALQQQYPEANLGAVVAFGDRVWKQLADKQSAVELKPFSTLGKGDLTAPATQYDLLIHIQSLRPDVNFSVAQAALAVFGSSIQTAQEIHGFRWVEERDLTGFIDGTENPQDEQRPLVGIIQNGEDKDGSYVFTQRYEHNLAKWQKLTDKKQEDVIGRTKADSVELDEVPETSHVGRVDIKENGEGLKILRQSLPYGTASGTNGLFFIAYCHSLHNIEQQLLSMFGEIDGKTDRLLGFTKAVTGSYYFAPSLEKLMSL; translated from the coding sequence ATGACAATTCAAAGCGGGATTTTATTAGAACATTGCAAAGCTGCAATTTATCTGGAGGCCAATATTGTCGATTTGGCAGCAATTCCTAATGCGGCGCGGGTATTTTGCGAAAATTTGGCAGCCTTGCAACAACAATATCCTGAGGCAAATTTAGGCGCTGTGGTTGCTTTTGGTGATCGCGTGTGGAAACAATTGGCGGATAAGCAAAGTGCGGTTGAATTAAAACCGTTTTCAACCTTGGGCAAAGGCGATTTAACTGCGCCTGCGACGCAATATGATTTGTTAATTCATATTCAATCATTGCGTCCAGATGTGAATTTTTCTGTGGCACAAGCAGCATTAGCGGTTTTCGGCTCCAGCATCCAAACTGCGCAAGAAATTCATGGTTTCCGTTGGGTGGAAGAACGCGATTTAACTGGTTTTATCGACGGAACGGAAAATCCACAAGATGAGCAACGTCCTTTAGTCGGCATTATTCAAAATGGTGAGGATAAAGACGGAAGCTATGTGTTTACGCAACGTTATGAACACAATTTAGCGAAATGGCAAAAATTAACCGATAAAAAACAAGAAGATGTGATTGGGCGAACCAAAGCGGACAGCGTTGAATTGGATGAGGTGCCGGAGACTTCACATGTAGGACGTGTCGATATTAAAGAAAATGGAGAAGGGTTGAAAATTTTACGCCAAAGTTTGCCTTATGGCACTGCCAGCGGTACAAACGGGCTATTTTTCATTGCCTATTGCCATAGTTTGCACAATATTGAACAGCAATTATTAAGTATGTTCGGCGAAATTGATGGAAAAACAGACCGATTGTTAGGCTTTACCAAAGCAGTGACCGGCAGTTATTATTTTGCTCCATCTTTGGAAAAATTGATGAGCTTGTAA
- the tpd gene encoding Fe(2+) transport protein: MKKTLLTSALLATIFASSPALAFKEYPIGEAVTMNGMEIAAVFLQPIDMEPRGMGLSAKDSDIHLEADIHATKGNKNGFGEGEWMPFLTINYVLVNTDTGEQQEGSFMPMVASDGPHYGANVKMMGVGNYKLTYKIEPPSKAGMHRHTDPETGVGRWWKPFDVSYEFKYTGLN, encoded by the coding sequence ATGAAAAAAACCTTACTTACCAGCGCATTATTAGCGACGATTTTTGCCTCATCCCCAGCGTTAGCCTTTAAAGAATATCCTATTGGCGAAGCGGTCACCATGAACGGAATGGAAATTGCGGCAGTCTTTTTACAACCGATCGATATGGAACCGCGCGGCATGGGCTTATCGGCAAAAGATTCTGATATTCATCTAGAAGCCGATATTCACGCTACCAAAGGCAATAAAAATGGCTTTGGCGAAGGCGAATGGATGCCATTTTTGACCATTAATTATGTATTGGTTAACACCGATACCGGCGAACAACAAGAAGGGAGTTTTATGCCGATGGTTGCCAGCGACGGTCCGCACTATGGCGCAAATGTGAAAATGATGGGCGTCGGCAACTATAAATTAACCTATAAAATCGAGCCACCATCAAAAGCGGGTATGCACCGTCACACCGATCCGGAAACCGGCGTTGGTCGTTGGTGGAAACCTTTTGATGTTAGTTATGAATTTAAATATACCGGATTAAATTAA
- the ydjA gene encoding nitroreductase-like protein — MDTLQLLTTRHSEKQLSAPAPNKAQLEQLFQAASHAPDHGKLQPYRFIVMENVGMEKLGELLKSAVIEFNLGEERLKKAENLVKRAPMCIGIVAKIDKTIAKVPAWEQMLAAGCSAYAIQLAANAQGFANVWITGPWIDGSDLRNAFGCDENDKIIALLMLGTAEEKITRAPRPFKFDEFVQYL, encoded by the coding sequence ATGGATACATTACAACTTTTAACCACAAGACATTCAGAAAAACAATTATCAGCGCCGGCGCCGAATAAAGCGCAATTAGAACAACTTTTCCAAGCCGCCTCACACGCACCGGATCATGGCAAATTGCAACCTTATCGTTTTATCGTAATGGAAAATGTCGGCATGGAAAAACTGGGTGAGCTATTAAAAAGTGCCGTCATTGAATTTAATTTAGGCGAAGAGCGGTTAAAAAAAGCGGAGAATTTAGTTAAACGTGCGCCAATGTGTATCGGAATTGTTGCCAAAATCGATAAAACTATTGCTAAAGTCCCAGCTTGGGAACAGATGCTCGCTGCTGGCTGCTCCGCCTACGCCATTCAACTCGCCGCCAACGCCCAAGGTTTTGCGAATGTGTGGATAACTGGACCTTGGATTGATGGCAGCGATCTGAGAAATGCCTTCGGATGCGACGAAAATGACAAAATCATTGCGCTCTTGATGCTCGGCACCGCAGAAGAAAAAATCACCCGCGCCCCCCGCCCGTTTAAATTCGACGAATTTGTGCAATATTTGTAG
- the hrpA gene encoding ATP-dependent RNA helicase HrpA: MTTKHYKNQPFTPLQKQLLAQLDEMMILDQRRLQARIKGLSQIKNETAQQAVAAEIQQQIQLAHLRLQQRQSAVKNIEFPDLPVSARKAEILAAIAQHQVVVIAGETGSGKTTQLPKMCLELGLGRKGLIGHTQPRRIAARSVATRIAEELQSELGDVVGYKVRFNDQVSENSLIKLMTDGILLAEIQHDRFLNQYDTLIIDEAHERSLNNDFILGYLKQILPKRPDLKVIITSATIDVERFSKHFNHAPIIEVSGRTYPVEVRYRPIVEEEDQDQLQGILNAVDELQAEGRGDILIFMNGEREIRDTAEALQKQELRYTEILPLYARLSAAEQQRIFQPSGLNRIILATNVAETSLTIPNIKYVIDTGTARISRYSYRTKVQRLPIEPISQASANQRKGRCGRISEGICIRLYSEEDFKGRPEFTDPEILRTNLASVILQMNALGLDDIEAFPFVDAPDHRHIQDGIKLLEELEAFHWVKSKFGQQRQLTVQGRQLAQLPVDPRLAKMLLSAVKFSCLYEVMIIVAALSIQDPRERPQEKQQSADDKHRRFADKKSDFLAFLNLWNYLQEQQKALSKNQFRRLCQKEYLNYLRIREWQDVYHQIRLTVREMGLPINSQAAEYAQIHTALLSGLLSHIGLKEAEKQQYLGARNAHFAIFPNSVLFKKQPKWCMAAELVETSKLWGRMVAEIEPEWIEPLASHLVKKSYAEPRWSKSRGAVMADEKVSLYGVPIVAARPVNYGQIDPVVCREIFIQSALVEGDWTTKHKFFHQNRQLIKEVEELEHKSRRRDILVDERTLFEFYEKRIGADVVSQKHFDHWWKKAQQQDPELLNFEKAFLTKEDAGAVSELDFPNFWHQGNLKLKLTYQFEPGTEADGVTVHIPLPLLNQVETDGFDWQIPGLREELVIGLIKSLPKSLRRNFVPAPNYAQAFLERAKPLEKPLIDSLSHELLRMTGVKVVAENWQAEQLPNHLKMTFRVIDEKGKKISESADLDALKFELKGKVQESLSAVADDAIEQSGIHVWNFADLPQFYEQKKRGFSVKAYPAIVDEKDAVGIKLFETEFEQQVAMQQGLRRLILLNVPSPIKYLHEKLPNKSKLGLYFTPFGRVLELIDDCIACAVDKLMADFGGFAWNEADFERLREKVRANLNETTIDIAQQVEQILTLSFEINKRLKGKMDFTMAFALSDIKQQMSGLIYPNFVQKHGYTRLPDLLRYLQGIDKRIDKLAQDVNRDRAAMLRVEQVTQAYQQLLHKLPKSKPIPTEILEIPYMIEELRVSLFAQQLGTKYPISDKRILNTIQALG; encoded by the coding sequence ATGACAACAAAGCATTACAAAAATCAACCTTTTACTCCTTTACAAAAACAATTGCTCGCTCAATTAGATGAGATGATGATTTTGGATCAACGTCGATTACAAGCGCGGATCAAGGGATTATCACAAATTAAAAACGAAACCGCGCAACAAGCGGTGGCAGCGGAAATTCAGCAACAAATTCAGCTAGCACATTTGCGTTTGCAGCAACGTCAAAGTGCGGTCAAAAATATTGAATTTCCTGATTTGCCAGTGAGTGCGCGTAAAGCGGAAATTTTAGCCGCGATTGCACAACATCAAGTGGTTGTTATTGCCGGCGAAACGGGGTCGGGAAAAACCACCCAGCTGCCGAAAATGTGTCTGGAATTAGGTTTGGGGCGCAAAGGACTGATTGGGCATACGCAACCGCGACGCATTGCCGCACGTTCCGTTGCTACGCGAATTGCGGAAGAATTGCAGAGCGAATTAGGCGATGTGGTTGGTTATAAAGTGCGTTTTAACGATCAAGTGAGCGAAAATAGCTTGATCAAATTGATGACCGACGGGATTTTATTAGCGGAAATTCAACATGATCGTTTTTTAAATCAATATGATACCCTGATTATCGATGAAGCCCATGAACGCAGTTTAAATAATGATTTTATCTTAGGTTATCTTAAGCAAATTTTGCCGAAACGTCCTGATTTAAAAGTGATTATTACCTCTGCAACCATTGATGTTGAACGTTTTTCTAAACATTTTAACCATGCGCCGATTATTGAAGTTTCCGGACGGACGTATCCAGTGGAAGTGCGTTATCGCCCCATTGTCGAGGAAGAAGATCAAGATCAGCTACAAGGGATTTTAAATGCGGTCGATGAGTTACAAGCGGAGGGGCGTGGTGATATTTTGATTTTTATGAACGGGGAACGGGAAATTCGAGACACCGCCGAAGCCTTGCAAAAACAGGAATTACGCTATACGGAGATTTTACCGTTATACGCGCGGTTGTCTGCTGCCGAGCAGCAACGCATTTTTCAGCCGAGCGGATTAAATCGAATTATTTTAGCCACCAACGTAGCAGAAACCTCGTTGACAATTCCGAATATTAAATATGTGATCGACACTGGAACCGCGAGAATTTCTCGCTATAGTTATCGAACCAAAGTGCAACGTTTGCCGATTGAGCCAATTTCGCAAGCCTCCGCCAATCAACGTAAAGGGCGCTGCGGGCGGATTTCGGAAGGGATTTGTATCCGATTATATTCGGAAGAAGATTTCAAAGGGCGTCCTGAATTTACTGATCCGGAAATTTTACGTACCAACCTTGCCTCCGTTATTTTGCAAATGAACGCCTTGGGTTTGGATGATATTGAAGCCTTTCCATTTGTTGATGCGCCAGATCATCGTCATATCCAAGATGGGATTAAATTATTAGAAGAGTTGGAAGCATTTCATTGGGTGAAATCAAAATTCGGGCAACAACGTCAATTGACCGTACAAGGGCGCCAATTAGCGCAATTGCCGGTCGATCCGCGCTTGGCAAAAATGTTATTAAGTGCGGTCAAATTTTCTTGTCTTTATGAAGTGATGATTATCGTTGCCGCTCTTTCTATTCAAGATCCGCGAGAACGTCCGCAAGAAAAACAACAATCGGCAGACGATAAACATCGTCGTTTTGCCGATAAAAAATCGGACTTTTTAGCTTTTTTAAATTTGTGGAATTATCTACAAGAACAGCAAAAAGCCTTGAGTAAAAACCAATTTCGACGTTTATGCCAAAAAGAGTATTTAAATTATTTGCGTATTCGCGAATGGCAGGATGTTTATCATCAAATTCGCTTAACCGTGCGTGAAATGGGGCTGCCGATTAATTCACAAGCCGCAGAATATGCGCAAATTCATACCGCACTTTTAAGTGGTTTATTGTCGCATATCGGCTTAAAAGAAGCGGAGAAACAGCAATATTTAGGTGCAAGAAATGCGCATTTTGCCATTTTCCCTAATTCCGTTCTATTTAAAAAACAGCCGAAATGGTGCATGGCAGCGGAATTGGTGGAAACCTCTAAATTGTGGGGCAGAATGGTCGCGGAAATCGAGCCGGAATGGATTGAGCCTTTAGCATCGCATTTAGTGAAAAAATCCTATGCCGAACCGCGTTGGTCAAAATCGCGCGGGGCGGTGATGGCGGATGAAAAAGTGAGCTTATATGGCGTGCCGATTGTGGCGGCGCGCCCTGTGAATTATGGGCAAATTGATCCTGTTGTTTGTCGTGAAATTTTTATTCAATCGGCATTGGTTGAGGGTGATTGGACGACAAAACATAAGTTTTTCCATCAAAATCGTCAATTAATCAAAGAAGTTGAAGAATTGGAGCACAAAAGCCGGCGGCGGGATATTTTAGTCGATGAACGGACGTTGTTTGAGTTTTATGAAAAACGTATTGGCGCGGATGTGGTATCGCAAAAGCATTTTGATCATTGGTGGAAAAAGGCGCAACAACAAGATCCGGAATTATTGAATTTTGAAAAAGCCTTTTTAACCAAAGAGGATGCTGGTGCGGTGAGTGAATTGGATTTCCCGAATTTTTGGCATCAAGGCAATCTAAAATTGAAATTAACCTACCAATTTGAGCCGGGAACCGAGGCGGATGGTGTTACGGTACATATTCCATTGCCTTTGTTAAATCAAGTGGAAACCGACGGTTTTGATTGGCAAATTCCGGGGTTACGCGAAGAGTTGGTGATCGGGTTAATTAAAAGTTTACCAAAATCGTTACGTCGTAACTTTGTGCCGGCGCCTAATTATGCCCAAGCCTTTTTGGAACGCGCGAAACCGTTGGAAAAACCGTTAATTGACAGCTTAAGCCATGAATTATTACGTATGACCGGAGTTAAAGTGGTAGCGGAAAATTGGCAAGCGGAGCAATTACCCAACCATCTGAAGATGACTTTCCGCGTGATTGATGAAAAAGGCAAAAAAATTTCCGAAAGTGCCGATTTAGATGCGTTGAAATTTGAATTAAAAGGCAAAGTGCAAGAAAGTCTTTCCGCAGTGGCGGATGATGCGATCGAACAATCGGGCATTCATGTGTGGAATTTTGCTGATTTGCCACAATTTTATGAGCAGAAAAAACGAGGCTTTAGTGTTAAAGCCTATCCGGCGATTGTGGATGAAAAAGACGCGGTAGGCATCAAATTATTTGAAACCGAATTTGAGCAACAAGTGGCAATGCAACAGGGGTTGCGGCGTTTGATTTTGTTAAACGTGCCATCGCCGATTAAATATTTGCACGAAAAATTACCGAATAAATCCAAATTAGGGCTTTATTTTACGCCTTTTGGGCGCGTATTGGAGTTAATTGATGATTGTATTGCTTGTGCGGTGGATAAATTAATGGCGGATTTTGGCGGCTTTGCGTGGAACGAAGCGGATTTTGAACGTCTTCGGGAAAAAGTTCGCGCCAATTTAAATGAAACTACTATCGACATTGCGCAGCAAGTTGAGCAAATTCTGACCTTAAGTTTTGAAATTAACAAACGTTTAAAAGGTAAAATGGATTTCACTATGGCATTTGCTTTGTCGGATATTAAGCAACAAATGAGCGGTTTGATTTATCCGAATTTTGTGCAAAAACATGGATATACGCGCTTGCCGGATTTGCTGCGTTATTTACAAGGGATCGACAAACGGATTGATAAATTAGCGCAAGATGTTAATCGTGATCGCGCTGCGATGTTACGCGTGGAACAAGTTACGCAAGCCTATCAGCAATTGCTGCATAAACTGCCAAAATCTAAACCAATTCCAACGGAAATATTGGAAATTCCTTATATGATCGAAGAATTACGCGTCAGTTTATTTGCACAACAACTTGGCACCAAATACCCAATTTCCGACAAACGTATCTTAAATACGATTCAAGCGTTGGGGTAA
- the ywbL gene encoding high-affinity Fe2+/Pb2+ permease, producing MSIQRYYRLISLLFTLIFAPNIFAADNYQQWVQDIETRLDKTVLLYQQHQIDEARTEVQMAYFEVFENLEGPIRINFSAQKSYQMEATFGEIRKMIGENQPLANVQARINQLKAELQQVLPALTQGHQLNADDQHDVYHNDAIVPYWQQNFKTIDDLLAQALTQYQAGNFAAAKKSVQQAQYDGYKNSEMEMAIRQNRSAAISAAINQQFYDLIKLSEQPEQINALGYQITTLLQDIEEQLPQLPTTRESQQGSQSTVENAQDSLPDQDWNQVTTEINQRIQQAIQFATQGKNQKAMLAVQDTYFDVFESSGMENKVGSRDSNLKLELEGYFTRLVSLMKADEDSEKLQQQASALANKLSYAVEMLQGSGQQSDWSMFLYSLLIITREGLEALLIVAAIVAYLVKNHHQDKLPVIRQSVYVALVASVITAGLFQLIFANSGANRELLEGFTMILAVVMLFMMSYWLLSKVEAQNWKRYLEGKLSLALTTGSLIGLWLTSFLAVYREGAETVLFYYALVGDATSAVSYVYLLAGLALGLVLLAICYFIMRYSIVKLPLKPFFMFTGSFMYLMAFVFAGKSVLELIEGKLFQPTLLANMPEISWLGIYPYLETLVPQAILVVAAIFALIYMKYQNRKTTDD from the coding sequence ATGTCTATTCAGCGTTATTACCGTCTTATCTCATTGCTCTTTACCTTAATTTTCGCCCCAAACATCTTTGCCGCCGATAATTACCAACAATGGGTGCAAGATATTGAAACTCGTTTAGATAAGACCGTACTTCTCTATCAACAACATCAAATTGATGAAGCCCGCACAGAAGTTCAAATGGCTTATTTTGAAGTCTTTGAAAATCTGGAAGGTCCTATTCGGATTAATTTTTCTGCACAAAAAAGTTATCAAATGGAAGCGACTTTCGGCGAAATTCGGAAGATGATTGGTGAAAATCAACCTTTGGCAAACGTACAAGCGCGTATTAACCAACTGAAAGCAGAATTGCAACAAGTTCTTCCCGCCTTGACGCAAGGGCATCAATTAAATGCCGATGATCAACATGATGTTTATCATAACGATGCTATTGTCCCTTATTGGCAGCAAAATTTTAAAACCATTGATGATTTGTTAGCTCAAGCATTGACACAATACCAAGCTGGCAATTTTGCCGCCGCGAAGAAATCGGTACAACAAGCGCAATATGATGGTTATAAAAATTCAGAAATGGAAATGGCAATTCGTCAAAATCGCTCCGCCGCTATTTCCGCCGCCATCAACCAACAATTTTATGATTTGATTAAATTAAGCGAACAGCCGGAACAAATTAATGCCCTCGGCTATCAAATTACCACCTTGCTACAAGATATTGAAGAACAGTTACCACAATTACCAACCACGCGGGAAAGTCAACAAGGCAGTCAAAGTACGGTGGAAAATGCGCAAGATTCTCTCCCAGATCAGGATTGGAATCAAGTCACAACAGAAATTAATCAACGAATTCAACAAGCTATCCAATTTGCCACGCAAGGGAAAAATCAAAAAGCCATGTTGGCGGTGCAAGATACGTATTTTGATGTATTTGAAAGTTCCGGCATGGAAAATAAAGTCGGCTCGCGCGACAGCAATCTTAAACTGGAATTAGAGGGTTACTTTACTCGCTTGGTCAGCTTGATGAAAGCTGATGAAGATAGCGAAAAATTGCAACAACAAGCAAGTGCCTTAGCTAATAAATTAAGCTACGCTGTCGAAATGTTACAAGGCAGCGGACAACAAAGCGATTGGTCCATGTTTTTATATAGCTTGCTTATCATCACTCGCGAGGGCTTGGAAGCCTTATTAATTGTAGCGGCGATTGTGGCGTATTTAGTAAAAAATCATCATCAAGATAAATTGCCAGTCATCCGCCAATCGGTTTATGTCGCACTGGTTGCAAGTGTAATCACCGCCGGATTATTCCAATTGATCTTCGCCAATTCAGGCGCAAACCGCGAATTACTTGAGGGTTTTACTATGATCCTCGCGGTAGTGATGCTATTTATGATGAGTTATTGGCTACTTTCAAAAGTCGAGGCGCAAAATTGGAAACGCTATTTGGAGGGGAAACTCTCTTTAGCTTTAACCACCGGATCATTAATCGGCTTATGGCTCACTAGTTTCCTCGCGGTATATCGTGAGGGCGCGGAAACCGTACTATTTTATTATGCCCTCGTCGGTGATGCGACAAGTGCGGTCAGTTATGTTTATCTTTTAGCCGGTTTAGCACTCGGTCTCGTCTTGCTTGCCATTTGCTATTTCATCATGCGCTACAGCATTGTCAAACTACCGCTCAAACCGTTTTTTATGTTCACCGGTTCATTTATGTACTTGATGGCATTTGTCTTTGCCGGAAAAAGTGTACTTGAATTGATCGAAGGAAAATTATTTCAACCGACCTTGCTTGCCAATATGCCGGAAATTTCTTGGTTAGGGATTTATCCTTACCTTGAAACTCTTGTGCCACAAGCAATTTTAGTGGTTGCTGCGATCTTTGCGTTAATTTATATGAAATACCAAAATCGCAAAACTACTGATGATTAA
- the tcyP gene encoding sodium/dicarboxylate symporter family protein (SDF) codes for MSIVNIIIFALILVFLAWLLRKTQKLGHTVFAGLLLGLVFGALLQNFYEKSVIDGSLVWINLIGNGYVRLLQMIVMPLVFISILSSIVKMTQTRSLGKISFSVLFTLLLTTAIAAAIGISMVYIFGVSAEGLVSGEREVTAQGNVLTKAGLVTAMSIPDMLLSFIPKNPFADLTGANPTSIISVVIFSAFLGIAALSLGKEDAALGERIAQGVETLNKLVMRMVRFVIRLTPYGVFALMIKMASTSKWADIVNLGNFILASYVALGLMFIVHAILLFFVKVNPLEYYKKALPTLSFAFSSRSSAASLPLNIETQTEKLGNDRVIANFSATFGVSIGQNGCAGVYPAMLAVMVAPMVGIDPFTLPYISTLILVVSLSSFGIAGVGGGATFAAIVVFSTLGLPLELVGLLISIEPLIDMGRTALNVNGAMVAGTLTDRLLKKA; via the coding sequence ATGTCTATCGTTAATATTATTATATTTGCGCTTATTCTCGTTTTTCTAGCGTGGTTATTGCGCAAAACCCAAAAATTAGGACACACTGTTTTTGCAGGGCTATTGTTAGGTTTGGTTTTTGGTGCGCTACTGCAAAATTTCTATGAGAAATCCGTGATCGATGGTTCGCTTGTTTGGATCAATTTAATTGGTAACGGTTATGTTCGCTTACTGCAAATGATCGTGATGCCATTAGTATTTATTTCAATTTTATCTTCCATTGTCAAAATGACACAAACCCGTTCGTTAGGAAAAATCAGCTTTAGCGTACTTTTTACGTTACTATTAACAACAGCAATTGCAGCAGCGATCGGTATTTCTATGGTATATATCTTCGGAGTTTCCGCAGAAGGTTTGGTGAGTGGTGAACGTGAAGTTACGGCACAAGGTAATGTGTTGACGAAAGCAGGACTCGTCACCGCAATGAGTATCCCTGATATGCTATTGTCGTTTATTCCAAAAAATCCATTTGCCGATTTAACGGGTGCAAATCCGACATCCATTATTAGTGTAGTGATTTTCTCTGCTTTTCTAGGCATTGCTGCATTAAGTTTGGGAAAAGAGGATGCGGCATTAGGCGAACGTATCGCCCAAGGAGTGGAAACCTTAAATAAATTGGTGATGCGTATGGTGCGTTTTGTTATTCGTCTTACGCCTTACGGTGTATTTGCTTTAATGATTAAAATGGCGTCCACCTCCAAATGGGCAGATATTGTTAACTTAGGGAATTTTATTCTCGCCTCGTATGTTGCCTTAGGATTAATGTTTATCGTTCATGCCATTTTATTATTCTTCGTCAAAGTCAACCCGCTGGAATATTACAAAAAAGCCCTGCCAACGCTTAGTTTTGCTTTTAGTTCTCGCTCCAGTGCTGCTAGTTTACCGCTGAATATCGAAACACAAACAGAAAAATTAGGTAACGATCGTGTCATTGCTAACTTCTCTGCAACATTTGGTGTCAGTATCGGTCAAAATGGTTGTGCCGGCGTTTATCCAGCAATGTTAGCTGTCATGGTTGCGCCAATGGTCGGTATCGATCCTTTCACATTACCTTACATTTCAACCCTGATTTTAGTCGTCTCGTTATCCTCATTCGGTATTGCCGGTGTAGGTGGTGGCGCAACGTTTGCGGCAATTGTAGTATTTTCAACGCTGGGATTACCACTTGAATTAGTCGGGTTACTCATTTCTATTGAACCCTTAATTGATATGGGCAGAACCGCGTTAAATGTCAACGGAGCAATGGTCGCAGGGACGCTAACAGATCGCCTGCTAAAAAAAGCTTAA
- the hel gene encoding lipoprotein, acid phosphatase family, with translation MKSFKLAIVALSAITALTACSTSHEQQNEATLQTQATLGIVWMQQSGEYQALAHQAFNAAKTAFDQSKTVKGKKKAVVVDLDETMIDNSPYAGWQIKNGQGFSSETWTKWVNARQSGAIPGAVEFSNYVNSHKGAVFFVSNRLDSVEKAGTIDDMKRLGFTHVTEDRLLLKRDKSNKSPRFEQIMQQGYDIVVFVGDNLNDFGDATYHKSNQERREFVANNQNLFGTKYIVLPNPNYGDWEGGLSADYYKGDAQHRLNIRNNAIKAWDGK, from the coding sequence ATGAAATCATTTAAACTTGCAATTGTAGCACTTTCTGCCATTACTGCTCTCACTGCTTGTTCTACCTCTCATGAACAACAAAACGAAGCAACATTGCAAACACAAGCCACTTTAGGTATTGTTTGGATGCAGCAATCGGGTGAATATCAAGCTTTAGCGCACCAAGCCTTTAATGCGGCTAAAACTGCATTTGATCAAAGCAAAACAGTAAAAGGTAAGAAAAAAGCTGTCGTAGTCGATTTAGATGAAACTATGATCGACAATAGTCCTTATGCTGGCTGGCAAATTAAAAACGGTCAAGGCTTTAGCAGTGAAACTTGGACAAAATGGGTCAATGCCCGTCAATCCGGCGCTATTCCGGGAGCGGTGGAATTTTCAAACTATGTTAATAGTCACAAAGGCGCGGTCTTTTTTGTGTCCAATCGTTTGGACAGCGTGGAAAAAGCCGGCACCATTGACGATATGAAACGCCTCGGTTTTACCCATGTCACTGAAGATCGTTTATTGTTAAAACGAGATAAATCCAACAAATCCCCGCGCTTTGAACAAATCATGCAACAAGGTTACGATATTGTGGTGTTTGTTGGCGATAATTTAAATGATTTCGGTGATGCAACTTACCATAAATCTAATCAAGAACGTCGCGAATTTGTCGCCAATAACCAAAATTTATTCGGCACGAAATATATTGTCCTACCTAATCCAAACTATGGTGATTGGGAAGGCGGCTTAAGCGCGGATTATTACAAAGGCGACGCGCAACATCGATTAAATATCCGTAACAACGCCATTAAAGCTTGGGATGGAAAATAA
- a CDS encoding membrane protein: MSLQFNPVSLLLVMLILLGVISNNNSVTISVAVLLLMKQTILVKYLPFMEKNGLNIGIILLTIGVLSPLVSGKVQLPALSEFLNWKMLLAVAVGMLVAWFGGRGVNLMGNQPLLLTGLLIGTILGVAFVGGIPVGPLIAAGILSLALGKS, encoded by the coding sequence ATGTCATTACAATTTAATCCTGTTTCGCTGTTATTAGTCATGCTGATTTTACTTGGCGTTATCAGCAACAACAATTCTGTTACTATTTCTGTGGCAGTATTGTTGCTTATGAAGCAAACAATATTGGTGAAATATCTCCCTTTTATGGAGAAAAATGGATTAAATATCGGGATTATTTTGTTAACGATCGGCGTGTTAAGTCCATTAGTCTCGGGAAAAGTGCAATTGCCGGCGCTTTCTGAATTTCTTAATTGGAAAATGTTGTTAGCGGTGGCGGTCGGGATGCTGGTAGCGTGGTTCGGCGGTCGTGGCGTGAACTTAATGGGAAATCAGCCTTTACTTTTAACTGGATTATTAATCGGTACTATTTTAGGTGTTGCCTTTGTTGGTGGTATTCCTGTTGGACCATTAATTGCAGCAGGGATCCTCTCTTTAGCATTAGGAAAATCATAA